In Sandaracinaceae bacterium, one DNA window encodes the following:
- a CDS encoding sigma-54 dependent transcriptional regulator, translated as MSEATERAPGGTVLVIDDDDSFRFAMKKALRRLGYDVDEAPGGEPALGRLNAADPPDAALLDLRMGDLDGLDVLRRSSGTTTRVVVLTGHGTVAAAVEAMKLGAFSFLEKPVDADLLAPLLNQAIAESRGQRSGDTEFAPPLIGVSDAMEEVRGFIAQVGPTDATVAVYGETGTGKEVVARRVHLASPRCTAPFVALNAACVPRELFESELFGHKKGAFTGATGDRNGLFRDADGGTLFIDELAELPLESQAKLLRALETKNIRPIGGTSEISVDVRIIAATNRDLWTEVREGRFREDLYFRLQVFPIVLPPMRDRPEDVVPLANHLLSRLGGPAHELSSDAKEALMAHDWPGNVRELLNVLRRASLFAAGRTIDGPLVRRMLAASVFAQPGGRPRRSERPPAPSRPPVGSDADLSLAEVERKHIERTLERLDGNITKAASSLGIDRRTLQRKLRSYGITADE; from the coding sequence GTGAGCGAGGCGACCGAGCGAGCGCCCGGCGGGACCGTCCTCGTCATCGACGACGACGACAGCTTCCGTTTCGCGATGAAGAAGGCGCTGCGCCGCCTCGGCTACGACGTCGACGAGGCGCCGGGGGGCGAGCCCGCGCTCGGCCGGCTCAACGCGGCGGACCCTCCCGACGCGGCGCTGCTCGATCTGCGCATGGGAGACCTCGACGGGCTCGACGTGCTGCGGCGCTCGAGCGGCACCACCACGCGCGTCGTGGTGCTCACCGGGCACGGCACCGTGGCCGCCGCGGTCGAGGCGATGAAGCTCGGGGCGTTCTCGTTCCTGGAGAAGCCCGTCGACGCCGACCTGCTCGCGCCGCTCCTCAACCAGGCCATCGCGGAGTCACGGGGGCAGCGCAGCGGCGACACGGAGTTCGCGCCGCCGCTCATCGGGGTGAGCGACGCGATGGAAGAGGTGCGCGGGTTCATCGCGCAGGTGGGGCCGACCGACGCGACCGTCGCGGTGTACGGGGAGACGGGGACCGGCAAGGAGGTCGTCGCGCGGCGCGTGCACCTCGCGAGCCCGCGCTGCACGGCGCCGTTCGTGGCGTTGAACGCCGCGTGCGTGCCGCGCGAGCTCTTCGAGAGCGAGCTGTTCGGGCACAAGAAGGGCGCGTTCACCGGGGCGACCGGGGATCGCAACGGGCTGTTCCGCGACGCGGACGGCGGCACCCTCTTCATCGACGAGCTGGCGGAGCTGCCGCTCGAGAGCCAGGCGAAGCTCCTGCGCGCGCTCGAGACCAAGAACATCCGGCCCATCGGCGGCACGAGCGAGATCTCGGTCGACGTGCGCATCATCGCCGCGACCAACCGGGATCTCTGGACCGAGGTGCGTGAGGGGCGCTTCCGCGAGGACCTGTACTTCCGCCTGCAGGTCTTCCCGATCGTGCTGCCGCCCATGCGCGACCGGCCCGAGGACGTGGTGCCGCTCGCCAACCACCTGCTGTCGAGGCTCGGCGGCCCCGCGCACGAGCTGTCGAGCGACGCCAAGGAGGCGCTGATGGCGCACGACTGGCCGGGGAACGTGCGAGAGCTGCTCAACGTCTTGCGGCGCGCGTCGCTCTTCGCGGCGGGGCGGACCATCGACGGCCCACTCGTCCGGCGCATGCTCGCCGCGAGCGTCTTCGCGCAGCCAGGGGGACGCCCGCGCCGCAGCGAGCGCCCGCCCGCGCCCTCGCGCCCCCCGGTCGGGTCCGACGCGGATCTCAGCCTCGCCGAGGTGGAGCGAAAGCACATCGAGCGCACCCTCGAGCGCCTCGACGGCAACATCACCAAGGCCGCGTCGAGCCTCGGCATCGATCGGCGAACCTTGCAGCGCAAGCTGCGCTCCTATGGCATCACGGCGGACGAATGA
- a CDS encoding ATP-binding protein, with the protein MALGIRHSRPFVGNEPDDFSVDRMRWLIRLRWIALAGILFAAGVASLGFFPGVSWPVLLGTVGCAGVYNFVLWRRHRKVATRGTHEAVRQAVVDMLVLTVVLWAAGGMRTPFIGYYVFHVAIVGILGGARPTVIAALAALLFSGLLLVTEHVPALQIGRWDPVWPWDLFAEIVAFATTVGSVAYLVNHAVRQLRHRERALAEARERAALELEVLTNTLDELEAGLEVVEKDGVVIWRNKRAEQLAPAIPEGHDHWACPGDVRACEQDVTGVCPVRNALDEGEPGHCRFAVKLEGEERIYEMQVFPLGADHDGQRVMNLYVDRTAGLVNERRLILAERLASLGRVTQGVAHELNTPLATIRTLAADMVAALKQSGGDPQQPMLDDLLDDLSESAALVHDETRRLGRITQGLLTGRDLTASEIDGAVPLGAVVERARALVFAGARKNVPVAVGAELSAHTVAADPDHLVQVMVNLLQNAYDAVREGTRGGVRVGARRDGPRVEIVIDDDGPGVPTEIEGRLFEPFATTKPPGKGTGLGLYTSYMLVTSMNGTMSLENREGGGARAVVALPAAGERGERLVQIGRSPEAAE; encoded by the coding sequence ATGGCCCTCGGCATCCGGCACTCGCGCCCCTTCGTGGGCAACGAGCCCGACGACTTCTCCGTCGATCGGATGCGGTGGCTGATCCGTCTGCGCTGGATCGCGCTCGCCGGCATCCTCTTCGCCGCCGGCGTGGCGTCCCTCGGCTTCTTCCCCGGCGTCAGCTGGCCGGTGCTGCTCGGCACCGTGGGGTGCGCCGGCGTCTACAACTTCGTGCTCTGGCGGCGTCACCGGAAGGTGGCCACGCGTGGCACGCACGAGGCGGTGCGGCAGGCGGTCGTGGACATGCTCGTGCTCACCGTCGTGCTCTGGGCCGCGGGCGGCATGCGGACCCCGTTCATCGGGTACTACGTCTTCCACGTCGCCATCGTCGGCATCCTGGGCGGGGCGCGCCCGACGGTCATCGCCGCGCTCGCCGCGCTCCTGTTCTCCGGCCTGCTCCTCGTCACCGAGCACGTGCCCGCGCTCCAGATCGGGCGCTGGGACCCGGTCTGGCCGTGGGACCTCTTCGCCGAGATCGTCGCCTTCGCGACCACCGTCGGCTCGGTCGCCTACCTCGTGAACCACGCCGTGCGGCAGCTCCGCCACCGGGAGCGCGCGCTGGCCGAGGCGCGGGAGCGCGCGGCGCTCGAGCTGGAGGTGCTGACCAACACGCTCGACGAGCTCGAGGCGGGGCTCGAGGTCGTCGAGAAGGACGGCGTAGTGATCTGGCGGAACAAGCGCGCCGAGCAGCTCGCGCCCGCCATCCCCGAGGGCCACGATCACTGGGCGTGCCCGGGCGACGTGCGCGCGTGCGAGCAGGACGTGACCGGGGTCTGCCCCGTGCGCAACGCGCTCGACGAGGGCGAGCCCGGCCACTGCCGGTTCGCGGTCAAGCTCGAGGGCGAGGAGCGCATCTACGAGATGCAGGTCTTCCCGCTCGGCGCCGATCACGACGGCCAGCGGGTGATGAACCTGTACGTGGATCGCACCGCGGGGCTCGTGAACGAGCGGCGCCTCATCCTCGCCGAGCGCCTGGCGAGCCTGGGGCGGGTCACGCAGGGCGTCGCGCACGAGCTGAACACGCCGCTGGCCACCATCCGGACGCTGGCCGCGGACATGGTGGCCGCGCTCAAGCAGTCGGGAGGCGATCCGCAGCAGCCGATGCTCGACGATCTCCTCGACGATCTCTCCGAGTCCGCCGCGCTGGTACACGACGAGACGCGGCGCCTCGGTCGCATCACGCAGGGACTGTTGACGGGCCGAGACCTGACGGCGAGCGAGATCGACGGGGCGGTGCCGCTCGGCGCGGTGGTCGAGCGGGCCCGCGCGCTGGTCTTCGCCGGGGCGCGAAAGAACGTGCCCGTGGCGGTCGGCGCGGAGCTCTCCGCGCACACCGTGGCCGCCGACCCGGACCACCTCGTCCAGGTGATGGTGAACCTGCTGCAGAACGCCTACGACGCGGTGCGCGAGGGCACGCGGGGCGGGGTGCGGGTGGGCGCGCGGCGCGACGGGCCGCGGGTGGAGATCGTGATCGACGACGACGGGCCGGGCGTGCCGACGGAGATCGAGGGGCGGCTCTTCGAGCCCTTCGCCACGACGAAGCCGCCCGGCAAGGGCACGGGGCTGGGCCTCTACACCTCGTACATGCTGGTGACCTCGATGAACGGGACGATGAGCCTCGAGAACCGCGAAGGCGGCGGCGCGCGCGCGGTGGTCGCGCTCCCGGCCGCGGGGGAGCGTGGGGAGCGGCTGGTCCAGATCGGCCGGAGCCCGGAGGCGGCGGAGTGA